In one window of Janthinobacterium sp. 1_2014MBL_MicDiv DNA:
- a CDS encoding alpha/beta fold hydrolase produces MDDMASAGSATIVLVHGGFVDGSGWEGVYGALRAAGCRVSIVQNPTISLADDVAATRRVIAAAPGAVILVGHSYGGAVVTEAGNDAKVKALVYIAAFVPDQGESVDALLQHAPPGAPLPPILPPRDGFLLLDQKKFAAAFAADVPRDKASFMAASQVPWGMAALTGVVAVPAWRSKPSWYLVATEDRMIAPAMQRDMARRAGSAVVDVPASHAVYISQADAVASLIRKAVAGIAEE; encoded by the coding sequence ATGGATGACATGGCAAGTGCCGGATCGGCAACGATCGTGCTCGTGCATGGTGGCTTTGTCGATGGATCGGGCTGGGAAGGCGTCTACGGGGCACTGCGTGCAGCGGGTTGTCGCGTGTCCATCGTGCAGAATCCAACGATCTCGCTGGCAGACGATGTTGCCGCCACCAGGCGGGTCATTGCCGCGGCGCCCGGCGCCGTGATCCTCGTTGGCCATTCCTATGGCGGCGCCGTCGTCACGGAAGCGGGCAACGATGCCAAGGTCAAGGCATTGGTCTACATCGCGGCGTTCGTGCCGGATCAGGGCGAGTCCGTCGACGCGCTGCTTCAACATGCCCCGCCCGGCGCGCCGCTGCCGCCCATCCTGCCGCCACGCGACGGTTTCCTCTTGCTCGACCAGAAAAAGTTTGCGGCAGCGTTCGCGGCCGATGTGCCCAGGGACAAGGCCAGCTTCATGGCGGCATCACAAGTGCCCTGGGGGATGGCCGCATTGACCGGGGTGGTGGCGGTACCGGCGTGGAGGAGCAAACCGAGCTGGTACCTGGTCGCCACCGAGGACAGGATGATTGCACCGGCGATGCAGCGCGATATGGCCCGACGCGCGGGTTCAGCCGTGGTCGACGTCCCAGCCAGCCACGCCGTCTACATTTCCCAAGCGGATGCGGTGGCGTCACTGATCAGGAAGGCCGTTGCGGGCATTGCCGAGGAGTAA
- a CDS encoding alpha/beta fold hydrolase, producing MTLVVFLAALIPFYGCKAQTTADAKPASAEVTTTLTPDIGGIKQLVEIKTDDASKPVLLFLSGGPGSSMIKGADTFSKLLKSRFTIVQWDQRDAGKTLQLNPSPTQPSVGQMEQDTYQVIQFLRKQLKQEKIYLLGSSWGNVLGFYIVKHHPELLHAYFASNPVVSQLESEKELLKALKEHFKDNALASQELNSVNIPFENDEGMFYLRKWLFYKDGKAFATSAGFKTGFLQWSKTWSPVWNEVMNIDLPKTLKSVDCPVYFFVGKNDIQTSTRITQAYFETLKAPKKGLFFFDHSGHQIHQDEPVKFQEAIIKTLDTAANSG from the coding sequence ATGACATTGGTAGTTTTCCTTGCAGCCCTCATCCCATTTTATGGATGCAAGGCGCAAACGACAGCAGACGCGAAACCCGCCTCCGCTGAAGTCACCACCACCCTGACACCCGACATTGGCGGAATAAAACAGCTTGTGGAAATCAAGACGGATGACGCCAGCAAACCCGTACTCCTGTTTTTATCGGGCGGCCCGGGAAGCTCCATGATCAAGGGCGCGGATACCTTTAGCAAGCTCCTGAAAAGCAGATTTACCATCGTCCAATGGGACCAGCGCGACGCCGGCAAAACATTGCAACTGAATCCCTCGCCAACACAACCGTCCGTCGGGCAGATGGAACAGGATACGTATCAAGTCATACAGTTCCTGAGGAAGCAATTAAAGCAGGAAAAAATATACTTGCTGGGCAGCTCCTGGGGCAACGTCCTGGGCTTTTATATCGTCAAGCATCACCCGGAACTACTGCATGCCTATTTCGCCTCGAATCCTGTCGTCAGCCAGCTGGAAAGCGAGAAAGAATTGCTGAAAGCCTTGAAAGAGCATTTCAAGGACAATGCCCTCGCCAGCCAGGAATTGAACAGCGTCAACATTCCCTTTGAAAATGACGAAGGCATGTTTTATTTAAGGAAATGGCTTTTTTACAAGGATGGCAAGGCATTCGCGACCAGCGCGGGTTTCAAGACGGGCTTTCTGCAATGGTCGAAAACCTGGTCCCCCGTGTGGAACGAGGTCATGAACATTGACCTGCCCAAGACCTTGAAGAGCGTTGACTGCCCCGTGTATTTCTTCGTCGGCAAAAACGATATCCAGACCTCGACCAGGATCACGCAAGCTTATTTCGAGACCTTGAAGGCGCCCAAGAAGGGGCTATTTTTCTTTGACCATTCCGGCCATCAAATTCACCAGGATGAGCCTGTAAAGTTTCAGGAAGCCATCATCAAGACCTTGGATACGGCGGCCAATTCCGGATAA